One window of Chloroflexota bacterium genomic DNA carries:
- the rplI gene encoding 50S ribosomal protein L9, producing MQVLLLKDVPNLGKAGTVKSVADGYARNYLFPQKLAVPATPEALKQAEAIRKAALRRQQRMEEEAEALAKELEAISLTFKAKAGES from the coding sequence ATGCAGGTACTGCTGCTCAAGGATGTTCCCAACCTCGGCAAGGCTGGCACGGTCAAGAGCGTGGCCGACGGTTACGCACGGAACTACCTGTTCCCCCAGAAGTTGGCCGTGCCGGCGACCCCCGAAGCCTTGAAGCAGGCCGAAGCCATCCGCAAAGCCGCCCTCCGCAGGCAGCAGCGGATGGAAGAAGAGGCGGAGGCGTTGGCCAAGGAACTGGAGGCCATCAGCCTTACGTTCAAGGCCAAGGCGGGCGAGTCGG
- a CDS encoding MATE family efflux transporter, giving the protein MSKSSAPKDQGLILTDENLTRNIVKLSGPAVVENLLYTAVWFADTFLIGWLHHPASLAAVSLGGMFVFIAESIFSALTTSTVAMVARAWGAKKYDLAKRIAGQGIALAILAAAAVTFLMWPNAEAILRLMGVEPEVVRLGSLYMRIILLSSFFGFPLSVLNGIMRAAGDTKTPMYVTAAMNAWNVAAAYGLIFGAGPLPALGVRGAAIATASARVVGGGLAMWIVFTGRRLVRVEPGRVLQWNRAIVGEMLRLALPSAGENLVLRAGSIAFTRIVSSLGTESIAAHEIAVTVESLSFMPGFGLSVAATTLVGQSLGAGRLDMAEKSIRASLRYALIVMNIIALVFAVFGRSLAAIFGATPAVVDLAGMAVRLAALEQASMAVQMVLGGSLRGAGDTRSPMYVTFIGTICFRIITVYLFTIVFGWGLAGVWLGTAVDWGGRAALMYWMFRRGRWKTIRVLESQGG; this is encoded by the coding sequence TTGAGCAAGTCCTCTGCGCCCAAAGACCAGGGGCTGATTCTCACCGACGAGAACCTCACGCGCAACATCGTGAAACTCTCCGGCCCTGCCGTGGTGGAGAACCTGCTGTACACCGCCGTTTGGTTCGCCGACACGTTTCTCATTGGCTGGCTGCACCATCCGGCGAGCCTTGCGGCGGTGAGCCTGGGCGGGATGTTCGTGTTCATCGCCGAGTCCATCTTCTCGGCGCTGACGACGAGCACCGTCGCCATGGTTGCGCGGGCCTGGGGGGCGAAGAAGTACGACCTGGCGAAGCGCATCGCGGGGCAGGGCATCGCGCTGGCCATTCTGGCCGCCGCGGCGGTTACCTTCCTCATGTGGCCCAACGCCGAGGCCATCCTACGGCTTATGGGCGTAGAGCCCGAGGTGGTGCGCCTGGGCAGTCTATACATGCGCATTATCCTGCTGTCGTCCTTCTTCGGATTTCCGCTCTCGGTGCTCAACGGCATCATGCGGGCCGCGGGCGACACGAAGACGCCCATGTACGTAACGGCGGCGATGAACGCATGGAACGTGGCCGCCGCCTACGGCCTCATCTTTGGCGCGGGGCCGCTGCCCGCCCTGGGCGTGCGGGGAGCGGCGATAGCCACCGCGTCCGCGCGGGTGGTGGGCGGGGGGCTGGCCATGTGGATCGTGTTTACGGGCCGCCGCCTGGTGCGTGTGGAGCCTGGTCGCGTCCTCCAGTGGAACAGGGCCATCGTCGGGGAGATGCTCCGTCTGGCGCTCCCGTCGGCGGGCGAGAACCTCGTCCTCCGCGCCGGCTCCATCGCCTTCACGCGCATCGTGTCGTCGCTCGGCACCGAATCCATCGCGGCCCACGAAATCGCCGTTACCGTGGAGTCGCTGTCGTTCATGCCTGGGTTCGGCCTGTCCGTCGCCGCCACGACCCTGGTGGGCCAGTCGCTGGGCGCGGGCCGGCTCGACATGGCCGAGAAGAGCATCCGCGCGTCGCTGAGGTACGCGCTCATCGTGATGAACATCATCGCGCTGGTGTTCGCCGTGTTCGGGCGCTCTCTCGCGGCCATTTTCGGGGCCACGCCCGCGGTGGTGGATTTGGCGGGGATGGCCGTGCGCCTGGCCGCGCTGGAGCAGGCGTCCATGGCCGTACAGATGGTGCTGGGCGGGTCGCTGCGCGGCGCGGGCGACACCCGCAGCCCCATGTACGTTACGTTTATCGGCACCATCTGCTTCCGCATCATCACGGTGTACCTGTTCACCATCGTCTTCGGCTGGGGGCTTGCGGGGGTCTGGCTTGGCACGGCGGTGGACTGGGGCGGGCGGGCTGCCCTCATGTACTGGATGTTTCGCCGCGGGCGATGGAAGACTATCCGTGTGCTGGAATCCCAGGGCGGATGA